A section of the Pimelobacter simplex genome encodes:
- the secG gene encoding preprotein translocase subunit SecG, with translation MSTLLTVLLVITSLILILLVLLHKGRGGGLSDMFGGGVSSSLGGSSVAERNLDRFTVGIGVIWFACVIALGLLLAYQN, from the coding sequence GTGTCGACGCTTCTGACTGTGCTGCTCGTGATCACGAGCCTGATCCTGATCCTGCTCGTGCTGCTGCACAAGGGTCGGGGCGGCGGCCTCTCGGACATGTTCGGTGGCGGAGTGTCGAGCTCGCTCGGCGGCTCCTCCGTGGCCGAGCGGAACCTCGACCGGTTCACGGTCGGGATCGGCGTGATCTGGTTCGCCTGCGTCATCGCGCTGGGCCTCCTGCTCGCGTACCAGAACTGA
- a CDS encoding gluconeogenesis factor YvcK family protein has protein sequence MSSDFLGSDQRAQAVVALGGGHGLHASLSALRHLVDDLTVDELTAVVTVADNGGSSGRLRGEFGVLPPGDLRMALAALCGDDEWGDTWARVLQHRFEGDGEMRGHVVGNLLIVGLWELLGDHVDALDWVGHLLGAKGRVLPMATEPMDITASVRGLDPADPDGLTSVHGQVEVATTDGVIAAIALDPADPGVSPAVIDAIAAADWAVLGPGSWFTSVLPHLLVPRLRSALVATDARLIVVLNLEEQAGETPGFGPADHLAVLSEHAPDLAIHTVLADRRSLSDVPAAELAELEETVAALGARLVVDDIAAEDGTPRHDPVRLAEAYARIFAAG, from the coding sequence ATGAGCTCGGACTTCCTCGGGAGCGACCAGCGCGCCCAGGCCGTCGTCGCGCTCGGCGGCGGGCACGGCCTGCACGCCTCGCTGAGCGCGCTGCGCCACCTCGTCGACGACCTGACCGTCGACGAGCTGACCGCCGTCGTCACCGTCGCCGACAACGGCGGCTCCTCGGGCCGGCTGCGCGGCGAGTTCGGCGTCCTGCCGCCCGGCGACCTCCGGATGGCGCTCGCCGCCCTCTGCGGCGACGACGAGTGGGGCGACACCTGGGCCCGCGTGCTGCAGCACCGGTTCGAGGGGGACGGCGAGATGCGTGGCCACGTCGTCGGCAACCTCCTCATCGTGGGGCTCTGGGAGCTCCTCGGCGACCACGTCGACGCGCTCGACTGGGTCGGCCACCTGCTCGGCGCCAAGGGCCGCGTCCTGCCCATGGCCACCGAGCCCATGGACATCACCGCGTCCGTCCGCGGACTCGACCCCGCCGACCCCGACGGCCTGACCTCGGTGCACGGCCAGGTCGAGGTCGCCACCACCGACGGCGTCATCGCCGCGATCGCGCTGGACCCCGCCGACCCCGGCGTCAGTCCCGCCGTCATCGACGCCATCGCCGCGGCGGACTGGGCCGTCCTCGGCCCCGGCTCCTGGTTCACCAGCGTCCTGCCGCACCTGCTCGTCCCGCGGCTGCGCTCGGCGCTGGTCGCCACGGACGCCCGGCTCATCGTCGTGCTCAACCTCGAGGAGCAGGCTGGCGAGACCCCCGGCTTCGGGCCGGCCGACCACCTCGCGGTGCTCTCGGAGCACGCGCCCGACCTCGCCATCCACACCGTTCTCGCGGACCGGCGCTCGCTGTCCGACGTACCGGCCGCGGAGCTCGCCGAGCTCGAGGAGACCGTCGCCGCCCTCGGCGCCCGGCTCGTCGTCGACGACATCGCCGCCGAGGACGGAACCCCGCGCCACGACCCGGTCCGGCTCGCCGAGGCCTACGCGCGGATCTTCGCGGCGGGCTGA
- the whiA gene encoding DNA-binding protein WhiA encodes MAMTAQVKAELASTPVTKVCCRKAEVASMLRFAGGLHIVGGRIVVEAELDTGAAARRLRKDISEIYGQGSEVVMVQGNGLRKGSRYIVRVVKDGEALARQTGLLDQRGRPVRGLPPAVVSGGACDAVAAWRGAFLAHGSLTEPGRSSSLEVTCPGSEAALALVGVSRRLGIQAKAREVRGVDRVVIRDGDAIGQLLARLGAHETLMAWEERRMRREVRATANRLANFDDANLRRSARAAVTAGARVHRAMEILGEEVPDHLKMAGELRLEHKQASLEELGQLHDPVLTKDAIAGRIRRLLAMADKRAEDLGIPDTEASLTPEMLAGDA; translated from the coding sequence ATGGCGATGACGGCACAGGTCAAGGCGGAGCTGGCCAGCACCCCGGTCACGAAGGTCTGCTGCCGCAAGGCCGAGGTGGCCTCGATGCTGCGCTTCGCCGGCGGGCTCCACATCGTGGGCGGCCGGATCGTCGTCGAGGCCGAGCTCGACACCGGCGCCGCCGCGCGCCGGCTGCGCAAGGACATCTCCGAGATCTACGGCCAGGGCTCCGAGGTCGTCATGGTCCAGGGCAACGGCCTGCGCAAGGGCAGCCGCTACATCGTCCGGGTGGTCAAGGACGGCGAGGCGCTCGCCCGCCAGACCGGACTGCTCGACCAGCGTGGCCGCCCGGTCCGTGGGCTCCCGCCCGCCGTCGTCTCCGGCGGCGCGTGCGACGCGGTCGCCGCCTGGCGGGGCGCCTTCCTCGCCCACGGATCGCTCACCGAGCCGGGCCGGTCGTCATCCCTCGAGGTCACCTGCCCCGGCTCCGAGGCCGCCCTCGCCCTGGTCGGCGTCTCGCGCCGCCTCGGCATCCAGGCCAAGGCCCGCGAGGTCCGCGGCGTCGATCGCGTCGTGATCCGCGACGGCGACGCCATCGGCCAGCTGCTCGCCCGCCTCGGCGCCCACGAGACGCTCATGGCCTGGGAGGAGCGGCGGATGCGGCGCGAGGTCCGCGCCACCGCCAACCGCCTCGCCAACTTCGACGACGCCAACCTGCGCCGCTCCGCGCGCGCCGCGGTCACCGCCGGCGCCCGGGTGCACCGGGCGATGGAGATCCTCGGCGAGGAGGTCCCCGACCACCTCAAGATGGCCGGCGAGCTGCGCCTGGAGCACAAGCAGGCCTCGCTCGAGGAGCTCGGTCAGCTGCACGACCCGGTCCTCACCAAGGACGCCATCGCCGGCCGGATCCGCCGCCTGCTCGCCATGGCCGACAAGCGCGCCGAGGACCTCGGCATCCCGGACACCGAGGCGTCGCTCACCCCGGAGATGCTCGCCGGCGACGCCTGA
- the gap gene encoding type I glyceraldehyde-3-phosphate dehydrogenase, whose protein sequence is MTVRVGINGFGRIGRNFFRAVRAGGADIEIVGVNDLTDNATLAHLLKYDSILGPLDATVEATDDAIVVGGTEIKAFAERDPAALGWGDLGVDVVVESTGFFTDATKARAHVDGGGAKKVIISAPASNEDITIVMGVNHELYDPARHTVISNASCTTNCLAPMAKALNDGLGIVSGLMTTVHAYTADQNLQDNIHKDLRRARAAALNIVPTSTGAAKAIGLVLPELKGKLDGYALRVPTPTGSLTDLSFAAPRETSVDEVNEIVKAAADGRYLVYSTDPIVSSDIVTNPASCIFDAPLTKVIGNHVKVAGWYDNEWGYSNRLADLITHVGA, encoded by the coding sequence GTGACTGTTCGTGTAGGAATCAATGGATTCGGCCGGATCGGCCGCAACTTCTTCCGCGCCGTCCGAGCCGGCGGGGCCGACATCGAGATCGTCGGCGTCAACGACCTCACGGACAACGCGACGCTGGCCCACCTGCTGAAGTACGACTCGATCCTCGGCCCCCTCGACGCCACCGTCGAGGCGACGGACGATGCGATCGTCGTCGGCGGCACCGAGATCAAGGCCTTCGCCGAGCGCGACCCCGCTGCCCTCGGCTGGGGCGACCTGGGCGTCGACGTCGTCGTCGAGTCCACCGGCTTCTTCACCGACGCCACCAAGGCCCGCGCCCACGTCGACGGCGGCGGCGCCAAGAAGGTCATCATCTCGGCGCCCGCCTCCAACGAGGACATCACCATCGTGATGGGCGTCAACCACGAGCTCTACGACCCGGCCCGGCACACCGTCATCTCCAACGCCTCGTGCACCACCAACTGCCTGGCGCCGATGGCCAAGGCGCTCAACGACGGCCTCGGGATCGTCTCGGGCCTGATGACCACCGTGCACGCCTACACCGCGGACCAGAACCTGCAGGACAACATCCACAAGGACCTGCGCCGCGCCCGCGCCGCCGCCCTCAACATCGTGCCCACCTCGACCGGCGCTGCCAAGGCGATCGGCCTGGTGCTGCCCGAGCTCAAGGGCAAGCTCGACGGCTACGCCCTGCGCGTCCCGACCCCCACCGGATCGCTCACCGACCTCTCGTTCGCGGCGCCGCGCGAGACCTCGGTCGACGAGGTCAACGAGATCGTCAAGGCCGCCGCCGACGGCCGCTACCTCGTCTACTCGACCGACCCGATCGTCTCCTCCGACATCGTGACCAACCCCGCGTCGTGCATCTTCGACGCGCCACTGACCAAGGTCATCGGCAACCATGTCAAGGTGGCCGGCTGGTACGACAACGAGTGGGGATACTCCAACCGGCTCGCGGACCTCATCACGCACGTCGGCGCCTGA
- the tpiA gene encoding triose-phosphate isomerase: MASTTRTPLMAGNWKMNLNHAEAVVLVQKLAWTLSDKRHDYGKVEVAVIPPFTDIRSVQTLIDGDRLSIRYGAQDVSAHAAGAYTGEISAAMLAKLGCSYIVVGHSERRQYHDETDAVVNAKAKAALGEKITPIVCVGEGLDVRQAGEHVAYTNAQVEGSLAGLSKKQVAGLVIAYEPVWAIGTGEVATPDDAQEVCAAIRGKVRELFGDEAADAVRILYGGSVKAANVAGIMAKTDVDGALVGGASLEADEFGGICRFYDMPVLS; encoded by the coding sequence ATGGCCAGCACGACGCGCACGCCCCTGATGGCGGGCAACTGGAAGATGAACCTCAACCACGCCGAGGCCGTGGTGCTCGTGCAGAAGCTCGCCTGGACGCTGTCGGACAAGCGCCACGACTACGGCAAGGTCGAGGTCGCGGTCATCCCGCCGTTCACCGACATCCGGTCGGTGCAGACGCTGATCGACGGCGACCGGCTCTCGATCCGCTACGGCGCGCAGGACGTCTCCGCGCACGCGGCGGGTGCCTACACCGGCGAGATCTCGGCGGCGATGCTCGCCAAGCTCGGCTGCTCCTACATCGTGGTCGGCCACTCCGAGCGGCGCCAGTACCACGACGAGACCGACGCGGTCGTCAACGCCAAGGCGAAGGCGGCGCTGGGGGAGAAGATCACCCCGATCGTCTGTGTCGGCGAGGGGCTCGACGTACGCCAGGCGGGCGAGCACGTCGCGTACACGAACGCCCAAGTCGAGGGCTCCCTCGCGGGGCTGTCGAAGAAGCAGGTCGCCGGGCTGGTCATCGCCTACGAGCCGGTCTGGGCGATCGGCACCGGTGAGGTGGCGACCCCGGACGACGCGCAGGAGGTCTGTGCGGCCATCCGGGGCAAGGTGCGCGAGCTGTTCGGCGACGAGGCGGCGGACGCCGTACGGATCCTCTACGGCGGCTCGGTGAAGGCCGCGAACGTCGCCGGCATCATGGCCAAGACCGACGTCGACGGCGCCCTCGTGGGCGGCGCGAGCCTCGAGGCGGACGAGTTCGGGGGAATCTGCCGCTTCTACGACATGCCGGTGCTGTCCTAG
- a CDS encoding phosphoglycerate kinase, which yields MTAINGLDESFLQGVAGKRVLVRSDLNVPLDGSTITDDGRIRASVPTIQALAGAGARVVVAAHLGRPKGEPDPAYSLAPVAARLGELLGGRVAFATDTVGASAQETVAALADGEVALLENVRFNAGETSKDDAERGAFADQLAALADVFVSDGFGVVHRKQASVYDVAERLPHAMGGLVAAEIDVLRRLTGDPARPYVVVLGGSKVSDKLGVIDNLLGKADKLLIGGGMVFTFLKADGLEVGKSLLEEDQLDTVRAYQARAKELGVEIVLPTDVVVADSFGDEASARVVAATAIPADALGLDIGPESGVAFAAALADARTVFWNGPMGVFEQAAFAEGTRAVAAALTEVDGLSVVGGGDSAAAVRTLGFDEAAFGHISTGGGASLEYLEGKELPGITVLED from the coding sequence GTGACAGCAATCAACGGGCTCGACGAGTCGTTCCTCCAGGGTGTCGCGGGCAAGCGCGTGCTCGTCCGGTCGGACCTGAACGTCCCCCTCGACGGGTCGACCATCACCGACGACGGGCGGATCCGGGCCAGCGTCCCGACCATCCAGGCGCTCGCCGGCGCGGGCGCCCGCGTGGTCGTCGCCGCCCACCTCGGCCGCCCGAAGGGCGAGCCGGACCCGGCCTACTCGCTCGCTCCCGTCGCCGCCCGCCTCGGCGAGCTGCTCGGTGGGCGGGTCGCGTTCGCTACCGACACCGTCGGAGCCTCCGCCCAGGAGACCGTCGCCGCCCTCGCTGACGGTGAGGTCGCGCTGCTCGAGAACGTCCGCTTCAACGCCGGCGAGACCAGCAAGGACGACGCCGAGCGCGGCGCCTTCGCCGACCAGCTCGCCGCCCTCGCCGACGTCTTCGTCTCCGACGGCTTCGGGGTCGTGCACCGCAAGCAGGCCAGCGTCTACGACGTCGCCGAGCGCCTGCCGCACGCGATGGGCGGCCTCGTCGCCGCCGAGATCGACGTGCTGCGCCGGCTCACCGGCGACCCGGCCCGGCCCTATGTCGTCGTCCTCGGCGGCTCCAAGGTCTCGGACAAGCTCGGCGTCATCGACAACCTGCTCGGCAAGGCCGACAAGCTGCTCATCGGCGGCGGCATGGTCTTCACCTTCCTCAAGGCCGACGGCCTGGAGGTCGGCAAGAGCCTGCTCGAGGAGGACCAGCTCGACACGGTCCGCGCCTACCAGGCCCGCGCCAAGGAGCTCGGCGTCGAGATCGTGCTGCCCACCGACGTCGTCGTGGCCGACAGCTTCGGCGACGAGGCCTCGGCGCGCGTGGTCGCCGCCACCGCGATCCCGGCCGACGCGCTCGGCCTGGACATCGGTCCCGAGTCCGGCGTCGCCTTCGCGGCCGCCCTCGCGGACGCCAGGACCGTCTTCTGGAACGGTCCGATGGGCGTCTTCGAGCAGGCCGCCTTCGCCGAGGGGACCCGCGCGGTCGCCGCGGCGCTCACCGAGGTGGACGGACTCTCCGTCGTCGGCGGCGGCGACTCCGCGGCCGCCGTACGGACCCTCGGATTCGACGAGGCCGCCTTCGGTCACATCTCGACCGGCGGCGGCGCGAGCCTCGAGTACCTCGAGGGCAAGGAACTCCCCGGCATCACGGTTCTGGAGGACTGA